In Snodgrassella alvi wkB2, the DNA window GTTACTCCGGAAGCAGTGATGCTGAGTACGATGTTGTTGTACTTGGCGGCGGCCCGGGCGGATATTCTGCGGCTTTTGCCGCAGCTGATGAAGGTCTGAAAGTTGCCATCGTGGAACGTTATGCAACTTTGGGCGGTGTTTGTCTGAATGTTGGTTGCATTCCATCCAAAGCTTTACTGCATAATGCAGCTGTAATTGATGAAGTTAAAGAACTGAAAGCCAATGGCATTGAGTATCCGGCACCAAAAATTGATATCGACCAGTTGCGCAGCTACAAGGAAAAAGTAGTAGCGAGAATGACCGGCGGTCTGGCCGGCATGGCTAAAACCCGTAAAGTTGATATTATTCGCGGTAATGGTCGTTATATCGATCCGCATCATATTGAAGTCAGACTGACTTCAGGGGAAGGACGTGTTGAAACCGGTGAAACCAGAACACTGGCTTTTAAAAATACCATTATTGCTGCCGGTAGCCGCGTAGTTAATTTACCATTTATTCCTGAAGACCCGCGCATTGTTGATTCAACAGGTGCTCTGGCACTGAAATTCGTGCCGGAAAAAATGCTGATAATCGGCGGTGGTATTATTGGTCTGGAAATGGGTACAGTGTACAGTACACTGGGCGCACGTCTGGATGTAGTAGAAATGATGGATGGTCTGATGCAGGGTGCTGACCGCGATATGGTCAGAATTTGGCAGAAGAAAAACGAACATCGTTTTGATAATATTATGCTGAATACCAAAACCACAGCTGTTGAAGCTAAAGAAGATGGTATTTACGTGACATTTGAAGGCGCTAAAGCTCCGACACAGCCGCAACGCTATGATCTGGTTCTGGTTGCAGCCGGTCGTGCACCCAATGGCAAACTGATAGGCGCAGAAAACGCCGGAGTGGCCGTTACAGAACGCGGATTTATTAATGTAGATAAGCAGATGCGTACTAATGTACCGCATATTTTTGCCATAGGTGATATTGTGGGTCAGCCGATGTTAGCGCATAAGGCTGTACATGAAGCCCATGTGGCTGCTGAAAACTGTGCCGGTCATCAGGCGTATTTTGATGCACGTGTTATCCCTGGGGTGGCTTATACCAATCCGGAAGTTGCATGGGTAGGCATGACAGAAGATCAGGCGAAAAAAGATGGGGTGAAAATCACTAAATCCGTATTCCCCTGGGCTGCTTCCGGCCGTGCTGTAGCCAATGGTTGCAGTGAGGGTGCTACTAAGCTGATTTTTGACGCTGACAGCGGACTGATAATCGGCGGTGCAATTGTTGGTCCGAGTGCTGGCGATATGATTGGTGAAATCTGTCTGGCTATTGAAATGGGTTGTGATGCAGATGATATTGGTCGCACCATCCATCCTCATCCGACGCTGGGTGAATCAATAGGTATGGCGGCTGAAGTCGCTATGGGTACGTGTACTGACCTGCCACCACAGCGTAAAAAGTAAGAACTAAAATTCTTATGTCACAAGCTGTCCGGTTTTTCCGGACAGCTTTTTTATTGGACAAAAAAAGGTAAATTCGGAAATAATTGATTAAATCAGCTGGTTAAATTGAATAATATTTGCAAAAAAATATCAGTATCTGATACGTAAGTTACATTTAGACATTCCAGTACTGCGCTTATTCAGCTATTATCAAAATAAATATGCTGATAAATCACTATCCGTGTATTGCTGTGAGCTTATATTTTTATTAATCAGTATGAGTGTAATTGAATGAATATGAACAGCAAAACCTCTTCTGGTATTGCCTCCTGGATTATAGGCGGGTTGGTACTGCTGGCAACCATCAGTCTGTTTATAGGGCTAAAACCGATTCTAATGCCTTTTGCCGCAGCCGGAGTACTGGCTTACATTTTAAATCCGCTGGTAGTAAAACTTCACAGTCTAAAACTTTCCCGTTCACTGGCAGCAATGTTGGTGATGTTTCTGGGACTGAGTGTTATTGTGATTTTGCTGCTGATTGTGATACCGATGCTGATTAATTTGCTGGACAGTATATATGAGAAACTGCCTGCATTTCTTGATTGGGTGCATCACCGGCTTGTTCCATGGCTTAATCAGACATTTCATATCCGTATCCGCTGGGATGCGGATTATATGTCCAAGTATGTAGCACAATGGATTCAAACTCATAATGCCAGCATTAAAGATGCCGCTTCAAAAGTTTTACCTGTAGTATGGCAGCATAGCAGTGGTATGGTAGAGTGGGTGACCAATCTGCTGTTACTGCCTTTTCTTTTATATTATTTTCTGCTGGACTGGAATCGCTGGACCTCCGGTATCCGTCATCTGATTCCGCGCCGTGCCTTACCTACTTATAATCGTATCGCTACCAATATGGATACGGTACTGGGTGAATTTCTTCGTGGTGAACTGCTGGTAATGGTAATTATGGGTATGGTTTATGGTCTGGGGCTGGCATTGGTAGGGCTGGAATCAGGATTTGCTATAGGTATGGTTGCCGGTTTGCTGGTGTTTGTGCCTTATCTGGGTGCTTTTACCGGTCTGCTGCTGGCCACGCTGGCAGCATTATTGCAGTTTGATGGCTGGACAGGACTATTACTTGTCTGGGGTGTATTTGCCATTGGTCAGTTTCTGGAAAGTTTCTTTGTCACTCCGAAAATTGTGGGCGATAGAATTGGTCTGTCGCCGTTCTGGGTTATTTTCTCATTGATGGCATTCGGGCAGTTACTTGGTTTTGTCGGTATGCTGCTGGCGTTACCACTGGCTGCAATATGTCTGGTATTGATTCGGGAAGGAACTCAGGCGTACTGGAGAAGTGATTATTTCCGCAAATTGCCGGAAAATAGCATAATCAAGGATGAAAAAACACAGCAGGACAGGTAATCCTAGCTTCTTATTTTTATATGTTGCCTGCTGAAAAAACAACACCGGTACTTGCATTTATGCTGTGAAGTCATTAAAATTCTGCGTTTCATGATTTGTATATGTATGTTAGGAGATATTGATGGCCAATAGTGCACAATCTCGTAAGCGCGCCCGTCAGGCACTGAAACAACGTGCTCATAACGCTAGCTTGCGTACCGCTTTTCGCACTGCAGTTAAAAAAGTATTGAAAGCCGTTGAAGCTGGTGACAAAGCAGCTGCTCAGGTTACCTACAGCGAGAGCGTTAAAGTGATTGATCGCATTGCTGATAAAGGTGTTTTCCATAAAAATAAAGCTGCACGTCATAAAAGCCGTCTGGCTGCCAAAATCAAGGCTATGGCTGCTTAAGCTGATTTTTGTCATTGCATGAGACGATTCTCATGATTGCTATTATCACAAGGCTGTTCCCATTGTGGGCAGCCTTATGTTCTATTTTTGCCTATTATAATCCTGCCGTTTTTATTCCTCTGAAATCTTATATCTCTGAAATGCTGATGCTGGTGATGCTATCCATGGGCATGACGCTGAGAATTGAGGATTTTACCCGGGTATTGAAGCGTCCGGCGCCTATTGCGGCAGGTATTGGTCTGCATTATC includes these proteins:
- a CDS encoding AI-2E family transporter, whose product is MNSKTSSGIASWIIGGLVLLATISLFIGLKPILMPFAAAGVLAYILNPLVVKLHSLKLSRSLAAMLVMFLGLSVIVILLLIVIPMLINLLDSIYEKLPAFLDWVHHRLVPWLNQTFHIRIRWDADYMSKYVAQWIQTHNASIKDAASKVLPVVWQHSSGMVEWVTNLLLLPFLLYYFLLDWNRWTSGIRHLIPRRALPTYNRIATNMDTVLGEFLRGELLVMVIMGMVYGLGLALVGLESGFAIGMVAGLLVFVPYLGAFTGLLLATLAALLQFDGWTGLLLVWGVFAIGQFLESFFVTPKIVGDRIGLSPFWVIFSLMAFGQLLGFVGMLLALPLAAICLVLIREGTQAYWRSDYFRKLPENSIIKDEKTQQDR
- the lpdA gene encoding dihydrolipoyl dehydrogenase; its protein translation is MSLIELKVPDIGNYKDVDIIAVEIKPGDTVAVDDTLITLETDKATMDVPAETAGVVKEVKVKVGDKISEGGVIAVVEATAKPAASAPAAESAPVAAPQAASYSGSSDAEYDVVVLGGGPGGYSAAFAAADEGLKVAIVERYATLGGVCLNVGCIPSKALLHNAAVIDEVKELKANGIEYPAPKIDIDQLRSYKEKVVARMTGGLAGMAKTRKVDIIRGNGRYIDPHHIEVRLTSGEGRVETGETRTLAFKNTIIAAGSRVVNLPFIPEDPRIVDSTGALALKFVPEKMLIIGGGIIGLEMGTVYSTLGARLDVVEMMDGLMQGADRDMVRIWQKKNEHRFDNIMLNTKTTAVEAKEDGIYVTFEGAKAPTQPQRYDLVLVAAGRAPNGKLIGAENAGVAVTERGFINVDKQMRTNVPHIFAIGDIVGQPMLAHKAVHEAHVAAENCAGHQAYFDARVIPGVAYTNPEVAWVGMTEDQAKKDGVKITKSVFPWAASGRAVANGCSEGATKLIFDADSGLIIGGAIVGPSAGDMIGEICLAIEMGCDADDIGRTIHPHPTLGESIGMAAEVAMGTCTDLPPQRKK
- the rpsT gene encoding 30S ribosomal protein S20 — protein: MANSAQSRKRARQALKQRAHNASLRTAFRTAVKKVLKAVEAGDKAAAQVTYSESVKVIDRIADKGVFHKNKAARHKSRLAAKIKAMAA